The following nucleotide sequence is from Diospyros lotus cultivar Yz01 chromosome 3, ASM1463336v1, whole genome shotgun sequence.
TGCAGAATATTTGAAGGAGTGGAAGGCATGAAAAATGAATTGATGCAACTAGACCACCATATCTTGAGGCAAAAAAGACTTGTAAAAGAGCTTATAGATAGTAATAGTACTTATCTAGAAGTACTGTCAAAGGGAACAGTGGAATCTATAATTGAAAAACCTACTTGTGTTGAACCATCTGCTCAAAGCATATTAAAGGATCACATTGAGAATTTTATAGAAGACGTAGATATTCTTCTGTTGGAACAAAGATTTGATGAAGCCGTGGAAGTCCTAGAACTGGAAGCTGGAATTTTACGGGGTATTGAGTCGCAAGAGAATCTTCCCTCAGTTGACTTGACATTTTATGTCTCTGCAATATCAGAAAGGAAAGTGTTGATTTCAGATCAACTGAAACAAATGGCAATGAACCCTAGGGTGACTGCTCCTGAATTACAAAAAGCTTTAGGTGGATTATGCAGGGTTGGTGAACCTAATCTTGCTACTCAGTTGCTGCTTAAGTACTACCATTCACGAATTGCATCTGGGATACTTGATTTGCAGAGCTTGAAATCAGCAAATGGTGCTTACATTCATGAAGTTGCCAAATTTGTATTTTCCATGATTTCGCAAGCTATAAAGAGCTTTTTAGCCTTATACAGAGAAAAAACTACTGATTCTTTGGAGCTTGTGCAGTGGGCCTGTGAAGAAATTGAGTTGTTTTCTGCCTGCTTCAATAAATATGCTCGATCAATTTCTGATATAAGCGGGCGCCTGATAACAGTGGTGGAAGCTGTGCAGTCTGCATTATCATATTGCTCTTTGTTAGAAACTCAAATAATGGTATTGCGGCCATATTTGGTAAAGAATATTCGTCCTTGCGTGGAAGAGGTTCTACAGATTCATATAGACCATTTTAAGAAAGTCATTGGTATCTTTACTTCATCAGATACTTGGATTGTGAGTAGATATTGTCTACCAGTAATTTTAAGCAAAGAGTGTTCTTTTGTGGTAATTGGGCAACGGCCGGAATATTGCCTTCTTACTAACAGTGGTCGGAAGTTTGCAACACTGTTGCAGGTATAtctggttctttttctttttggactCGTTTAGAGTTGAAAAAGTGTTGCTCTTAGGTTATGATGCACCTAGCTTGCTTCATTGGTACTGTTGCACATAAGGCATATATTATGCACCTACATGTGGAACAAAAGTAGATGTTATCTGTAATGagaatgaatttatttattgaaagaagagaaaagaatggGTCCAAATTTCACCCGACAATGATTTAAAAGATTCATAACAGAAAAGGACTGGTGTTTGCATGCTCAATATAATAGAGTCACTTGATTAGCATAGGTTTTGTTTGGAATCTGACCATTCAAATGTAGTTCCACTTTTTCCATCAAATGCTGAATATTGCACTTCCTAGCCCAGCAATCTGTTCTAGCAGGTATAAAGATTTTTGCTAGACTTGTGATCTTTCCTCTCCATTACACTCTTAAAGCTCGTTACTAGAAGATACTGTAAAGAtgacaaataaatcaaatctATTATTCTGGTTCTAAGTTCATTGTTGAAGGATGAAATGCTTCACTTGTATTAGAATTAAGGGGTGGTTAATAGaaatttcattttctgtttcattttttactttttaattttgtgtgtgTTCATTTTTactcaaaacaaaacaaaacaaaacatgttgtttgataattttgatttgatttcagtTCTGCTTctgatttttttattctttcttcttcttcctcattatcCTCTCCACTGCTGGTGGGAGTCATTGGTCTCTGGCGAAGTTGCTGGTGACCCCTAGATGGGGTTGTCAAGAGTCACTGGAGTCTACTCAGTCTGGCGACTTGCTTTGGTGATGATTGTTGCCAAGTGGGGGATGGGAGAGGAAGGAAACgaaaatgaaatggaaattgTGAAAAATACTTTTTCTGCCGtcattttttttccccaaaagttctcaaaaattttggaaatgatcgaacactatttttttatttttatttctaaaaataatgaaaactgaaaatgaaagcTTTTCTAATTCTAACATGTTAGAAAGCTTAACATATGTTGTTGGTCCCTTTCATAATAGCAAGGGATTGTGTTTACACATATTCTTTGCTCATCTTGCTAGACATTTgattttaaacaataaaaatgactAAGAAATCAAATCTCCTATCCTAGTTCTGAGGCCAGTGTTGGAGTGTGGCACACATCACTTGTAATGAAACAACTAAGATTTTGTAAACTTAGGACACATTGTTATGCTCCTTCCCTAATAGCTTAAGCTTTTGAGCAGGTGGTAACTTAAACTGGTATGGGAGCTTTTGATCCAGGAGGTTATTGGGTTCAGGCCTTATTGTTTGTTCACCTCTTCTGTGTTTATTTTGCTTTTGGACTCTTGCTCTATATGTGTTCTTACACAAAGGTTCACGTGCAAGTTGCAtgtgagggggagtgttggaaagCTTGGTATATGTGATTTGGTCCCTTTCTTAACAGTTTAAACTTTTGGGAGTAGTGGTAACTTAACATATCAAAACTGAAATAAGATATAATTCAATACTTTTTTGGTgcctttttcctttccttttttcttcttctattttttcctcaCTTCCTCAAAGCAAATAGAATGGGGCCTGCTGAACAGTTTGCCTGCTAACAGTCATAACATGGTCTAAGTAAAAATTGACATTCCGCCACCTTTCTAAGTTGTAACcctataaaatatgttttccatATTTAACCGCCAGAAATAAGTTACTTTTACTTCTTATCATTTCAGGCTATAGTTGAAGACATTTCTCCTCTAGTTGCCATTCAAATGGAAGGTCCTATCCTAAGAGGACTTATGGACCTCTTCACAGATTATATTTCTATCCTTGAAAGTGCGCTCACCCCCAAATCAAATAGTTTAGCTGACGGTGGTCCAAAAGTAAATTTGGCAGAGTCATCTGAGCAAAAAGTTTCTATAATAGCCAGTTTATCAACATTAGTACAACTTTTCTCCAGCACAGTTAAAAGCATCTTCAAAGGCATCAATCATCTTAGTTTTGAAGTGGATAGCTCTGTCCTATATATTCAAGAAGTTTCTGATCAACTCAGAGCTAATTTTTGCCAACAATTTATACATAGAGTGATTTGTGACAGTGGATGTAGACTTGCACTAGAAATGTGGATTGGCAGCGAGAGAAACTTTGATACATCTGACAATGTAATGCCTTCCATTGTTTTTCAGGTATGTCTATATGTTGAAGCTTATGACTCATGAGCTTAGCAGAAAGAATTTGCAAAAACTTTTTAATGTTGGTGTACCCTGTGCTCCCTTAATGTTTCAGCTTTTGTTGGGACTTAATCATGTTCCAAATTGTAGCACTGTGTGCCATATGAAGAGCCCAGCCCGCAGTTCTTTGaattaacattaaaatatcTATGGATTGGAAATGTACGATTAGTTGCTTTTATCTTCAGCATAACATAGAAGCATGACATCAGCAAGTTCGGATGTTGACACCACCCTCGTTAGACCCACAAACATTCTCCCAAATGCTTGTTTTACTGAGGCTGACCCTTCTTATGGGATTAAAACTGCAAGAATAAGtataattttgttgtatgtttgcaataaaataaatctaagaaaTGTTGATTAAATAAACAGGGAATTCGTGATTGATCTCCtcctttctcttatttttcttatcaGGTGCTGCCTtctattctctttctctcttctctgtttattttctttttcttcttttatctctctctttatttataCACCACCCTTTTTAGACCCTGGGTTCTCCCAAATGCTTGTTTGCTGACAGTGAGCTTTCTTATTGGTTTAAAACTGCAAGAACatgtataattttgttttatgtttgcaAAAAGATAAATCTGAGAAACACGGAAAAAGAGAAAGGGGGTATTGGCGCTATgttagaaagaaaaagaaaagagttatTTCAACTTATTGCTGTTACCCTGGAAGTTGGATCAACCATGTGAAGCATGACTTCGAAACTTTGTAACGGTATAGAAAAGGGGCAAGAGAGAAACCTGCAACATAACTTGTTAAGTCACTTTAAGAAAGACCGCTGAATTCATACATCATCAAAATGAGAatcttttttattgtttaatcaTCTCATTATATAACAGATCTTATAATGTTTGCTTCTCTAGGTTAGTTggttctctatttctctttgtTGCTTTGATTATATTTGAGACGAGAAGGGACCAAAATCAGTTACTGAATTGTATTGGTTGGAGTAACATGACCAGGAGTTGTTTTTAGAGCTGAGGAAATTGGGAAAACTTGTAGAAGACAACTTTATTGAAGTTGATTGGTTCCTGAAGCTAATGAAGGAGCTGATGGAGACCATATTCATTTCAAtctcaaataatgaagaaatGTGGACAATTATTAAAGAGGATTTAGCCGTCCAAGTTTCTGGCTACTTCAAACAGGTATTTTACATTATTGTTGTTTGCTGAGtactgaaagaaaaaaaaattctgctgTACCTTGTCTCTGCAGtgttttctgttctttcttattGTATCATATATGTTCATGCTCTAATAAATGCTTGATCTCGTTCCTTCCTCCACTGGCTATGTTCAAGACTCTTCTAATTACGGAAATGCCTTTAtgtgttc
It contains:
- the LOC127797724 gene encoding exocyst complex component EXO84B-like gives rise to the protein MEPSSSSPSASRFRFRDHQPTLGCYASDGHTTPGASSVSSDADDDTDLQSMTAKGIKHLCSELLELKRESDEEFHKNIFVNSSVFVRIFEGVEGMKNELMQLDHHILRQKRLVKELIDSNSTYLEVLSKGTVESIIEKPTCVEPSAQSILKDHIENFIEDVDILLLEQRFDEAVEVLELEAGILRGIESQENLPSVDLTFYVSAISERKVLISDQLKQMAMNPRVTAPELQKALGGLCRVGEPNLATQLLLKYYHSRIASGILDLQSLKSANGAYIHEVAKFVFSMISQAIKSFLALYREKTTDSLELVQWACEEIELFSACFNKYARSISDISGRLITVVEAVQSALSYCSLLETQIMVLRPYLVKNIRPCVEEVLQIHIDHFKKVIGIFTSSDTWIVSRYCLPVILSKECSFVVIGQRPEYCLLTNSGRKFATLLQAIVEDISPLVAIQMEGPILRGLMDLFTDYISILESALTPKSNSLADGGPKVNLAESSEQKVSIIASLSTLVQLFSSTVKSIFKGINHLSFEVDSSVLYIQEVSDQLRANFCQQFIHRVICDSGCRLALEMWIGSERNFDTSDNVMPSIVFQELFLELRKLGKLVEDNFIEVDWFLKLMKELMETIFISISNNEEMWTIIKEDLAVQVSGYFKQFVLDMQFLVEIARQGGYFSDSIMNASLTLISRMESTFLSTGLDPKRDSIEEGWAVNAAKAALQKLQDIAEAKSSLNESTDDVELNTDEDDNHSGNDDAIRFPKPVVVNASEVLTTDADISKMEVALVNPTEPVITELAASGKHTRGT